One Diospyros lotus cultivar Yz01 chromosome 1, ASM1463336v1, whole genome shotgun sequence genomic window carries:
- the LOC127798953 gene encoding uncharacterized protein LOC127798953: MAPRTRIGRMSDGLDSNQLRRDLSNTQTNTVSGKVSIPPGQEDWILKSIAKKWRNWKSFVKTNYYDPNVSLVEQMKNVPERVHEDQWKELVTFWNSDASKKKELGYYPSRSTLFIECYSKGETPGNEATSQAMGAMRELTINAPKGPRNDQNENDIYSQIMGKEKAGHVRMYGLGVCPSDLYGPTPSRTTSHRLAMSYKNELEMMEEQYMNMNE, from the exons ATGGCACCAAGGACTAGAATTGGACGTATGTCTGATGGGTTGGACTCAAACCAGTTAAGAAGAGATTTAAGCAACACTCAAACCAATACAGTCTCAG GAAAAGTTTCAATTCCTCCTGGTCAAGAGGATTGGATATTGAAATCCATCGCCAAAAAGTGGAGAAATTGGAAATCTTTCGTGAAAACAAACTATTATGATCCAAATGTATCTCTTGTTGAACAAATGAAAAATGTTCCTGAAAGAGTTCATGAAGACCAATGGAAGGAGTTGGTAACTTTTTGGAATTCTGATGCATCAAAG AAAAAGGAACTTGGCTATTACCCATCACGCTCTACCTTGTTCATTGAGTGTTACTCAAAAGGTGAAACTCCAGGAAATGAGGCAACTAGTCAAGCAATG ggaGCAATGCGTGAGTTAACTATTAATGCTCCAAAAGGTCCACGAAATgaccaaaatgaaaatgatatttacTCTCAAATTATGGGAAAGGAGAAAGCTGGGCATGTACGTATGTATGGCTTAGGTGTTTGTCCTTCAGATCTTTATGGTCCAACACCTAGTCGCACAACGTCTCATAGGCTTGCTATGAGTTATAAGAATGAATTGGAGATGATGGAGGAACAATACATGAATATGAATGAGTAG